A portion of the Ricinus communis isolate WT05 ecotype wild-type chromosome 10, ASM1957865v1, whole genome shotgun sequence genome contains these proteins:
- the LOC8258388 gene encoding glucose-induced degradation protein 4 homolog — protein sequence MPVRVAEASAPSQAPGANPGQTSRQLCTLLSVGQGFSGTQNVSNMQKEEAWRVNVRIQGCDFDHGYLCGTMEALDVPMADTPVVTFWEGEIVDGKNYTFFTGKWEASKEDDIRHWTKFSSFSPFSGQVDVDGGKSLDLSNYPYIFMRWKEQYFVNVGTDCGLTIAGFYYVCFSCTDGSINGFYYDPNSSPFQKLELKSTNEGRLGFSFSSYDLQ from the exons ATGCCAGTGAGAGTGGCGGAGGCCTCTGCACCTTCTCAAGCTCCAG GTGCAAATCCTGGGCAGACTTCACGCCAACTTTGTACACTGTTGAGTGTTGGGCAG GGCTTCTCTGGTACACAGAATGTTTCTAATATGCAGAAAGAGGAAGCTTGGAGAGTTAATGTTCGTATTCAAGGATGTGACTTTGATCATGGTTACTTATGTGGCACTATGGAAGCTCTCGATGTTCCTATGGCTGACACGCCT GTGGTAACTTTCTGGGAAGGAGAGATTGTTGATGGCAAGaattatacattttttacTGGCAAATGGGAAGCATC AAAAGAAGATGATATAAGGCACTGGACAAAGTTTTCATCTTTTTCCCCATTCTCG GGGCAAGTGGATGTTGATGGTGGCAAATCTTTGGACTTGAGTAACTACCCGTACATATTTATG AGATGGAAAGAGCAATATTTTGTCAATGTTGGAACAGACTGTGGCTTAACCATAGCTGGGTTTTACTATGTTTGTTTCTCTTGCACTGATGGTTCCATCAATGGCTTCTATTATGATCCTAATAGCAG TCCATTTCAGAAGCTTGAACTGAAATCCACCAATGAGGGACGATTAGGCTTCAGTTTTTCGTCTTATGATTTGCAGTAA
- the LOC8280803 gene encoding L-type lectin-domain containing receptor kinase V.9: protein MLFPLCLAVLIRVAAGISGGFTFNGNIELQGVAEVSTNGLFRLTDTTSFTVGHVFYAQPLTFKNSSSGKALSFSTTFVIAIVVDKSSLNGHGMAFVIAPSKELSGASAQNLGLFNRTNDGDPSNRIVAVEFDNFQNQEFNDINDNHVGIDINSLTSVDSAPAAYFVDATGEFKNISLASGERIQVWVDYDATRNQLNVTLSPIYVSKPKLPLLSLDVDISPIVLDQMYVGFSSSTGRLVQSHYVLGWSFQIGGKAQLDLSRLPSLPVQEQSKSNKNKELAIGLSVTGVVLAAIIVSLILLFKKKKDKFAEILEDWEVQYGPHRFSYKDLVVATRGFREKELLGKGGFGEVYGGVLPVSKIQVAVKRISHNSKQGMKEFVAEIATIGRLRHPNLVRLLGYCRGEGELLLVYDYMPNASLDKLIYNKTPVTVNWNQRFKIIKDVSSGLAYLHEELVEVIVHRDIKASNVLLDGELNGKLGDFGLARISKRAQDPQTTHVAGTFGYIAPELAKNGKATTSTDVYAYGAFCLEVACGRRPVESRVSPEEANLVDWVYRSWREGKILNTVDPKLNKDFNVKEVELVLKLGLLCSHPVAEVRPRMSQVLLYLKGHASLPENFDFQIPGPDQIGKSYSPAILNYTTPPFTVTESFKSAGR from the coding sequence ATGTTATTTCCGCTGTGTCTAGCAGTACTGATCAGAGTTGCAGCAGGAATCAGTGGCGGTTTTACCTTCAATGGAAATATAGAACTCCAAGGCGTAGCAGAGGTATCCACCAATGGTCTCTTCAGGCTCACTGACACCACAAGTTTTACAGTTGGCCATGTCTTTTATGCTCAGCCGCTGACCTTCAAGAACTCATCAAGTGGTAAAGCGTTATCTTTCTCGACAACTTTTGTAATCGCCATTGTGGTTGACAAGTCATCCTTGAATGGCCATGGAATGGCGTTTGTGATAGCTCCCTCCAAAGAGTTGTCTGGGGCATCAGCACAAAATCTGGGGTTGTTTAATCGTacaaatgatggagatccaTCCAATCGTATTGTCGCCGTGGAGTTTGATAACTTCCAGAACCAAGAGTTCAATGATATCAATGATAACCATGTTGGCATCGACATCAATAGCTTAACATCAGTTGACTCTGCTCCTGCAGCTTATTTTGTAGATGCAACCGGTGAGTTCAAGAATATAAGTCTTGCAAGTGGTGAACGAATACAGGTCTGGGTGGATTATGATGCTACAAGAAATCAGCTTAATGTTACTTTATCTCCAATTTATGTTAGCAAGCCTAAACTTCCACTTTTATCTTTGGACGTAGACATTTCGCCGATTGTTTTAGACCAGATGTATGTGGGGTTTTCTTCCTCCACTGGTCGATTAGTTCAATCTCATTATGTTCTTGGGTGGAGCTTTCAAATAGGAGGGAAAGCTCAACTTGATCTTTCCCGACTTCCATCTTTACCTGTCCAAGAGCAATCCAAAAGTAACAAGAATAAAGAATTGGCAATTGGCTTGTCCGTGACTGGAGTTGTCTTGGCAGCTATAATAGTCTCtttaattcttcttttcaagaaaaagaaagacaaattCGCTGAGATATTAGAAGATTGGGAGGTTCAGTATGGACCTCATAGATTCTCATACAAGGACCTAGTTGTAGCTACAAGAGGTTTTAGAGAGAAGGAACTGCTTGGCAAAGGGGGTTTTGGAGAGGTTTACGGAGGTGTTCTTCCTGTTTCAAAAATCCAAGTTGCAGTCAAGAGGATTTCTCATAATTCTAAACAAGGAATGAAAGAATTTGTAGCTGAGATTGCCACAATTGGTCGCCTGCGACACCCCAATTTGGTTCGACTCCTTGGTTATTGTCGCGGTGAAGGTGAACTTCTTTTAGTCTATGATTACATGCCTAATGCCAGtcttgataaattaatttataacaaGACACCGGTGACTGTCAATTGGAATCAAAGATTTAAAATCATTAAAGATGTCTCTTCAGGACTTGCTTACCTTCATGAAGAATTGGTGGAAGTTATAGTTCACAGAGATATTAAGGCCAGCAATGTGCTATTAGATGGTGAATTAAATGGAAAACTGGGTGATTTTGGGCTTGCAAGAATTAGTAAACGCGCACAGGATCCTCAAACTACTCATGTAGCCGGAACATTCGGGTACATTGCACCAGAGCTTGCAAAAAATGGCAAGGCAACTACAAGCACCGATGTTTATGCATATGGAGCATTTTGCTTGGAGGTTGCTTGCGGTAGAAGGCCAGTGGAGTCTCGAGTATCACCGGAAGAGGCAAATTTAGTGGACTGGGTGTACCGAAGTTGGAGGGAGGGTAAGATCTTAAACACAGTGGATCCTAAACTGAACAAAGATTTTAATGTTAAAGAGGTTGAACTTGTTTTGAAGCTCGGACTACTTTGCTCTCATCCTGTCGCAGAAGTTAGGCCAAGAATGTCACAAGTTCTGTTGTACCTTAAGGGCCATGCTTCACTCCCTGAAAACTTTGATTTCCAAATTCCAGGTCCAGATCAGATAGGAAAGTCGTATAGTCCTGCCATATTGAATTATACTACACCTCCATTTACAGTCACTGAATCCTTCAAGTCTGCTGGTCGTTGA
- the LOC8280804 gene encoding L-type lectin-domain containing receptor kinase IV.1: MSFKLVILISFLVSLADSQDLSFTYNGFRSANLSLDGIAAITSNGLLRLTNHTKQQKGHAFYPNPITFERPLNGSAVTFSTTFVFAIVSEIPDLSGHGIAFVISPKRGLPESLPSQYLGLFNENNNGNDTNHVVAVELDTIYSSEFGDINDNHVAIDINGLRSVQSAAAGYHANPGNRTTNLSLISGKPMQLWVEYDGAKKQLNVTLAPIKIGKPSVPLLSLTRDLSPILQNTMYVGFSSSTGSVLTSHYVLGWSYKMNGQAQPLDLSALPKLPRIGPKKRSKFVTIGVPAISISSILIAISGSVYFIRRKRKFAEELEDWELDYWPHRFKYKDLYIATKGFKDKELLGSGGFGRVYKGVLPIPKLEIAVKRVSHETRQGMKVFIAEIVSIGRLRHRNLVTLLGYCRRKGELLLVYDYMPNGSLDKYLYDQPEVTLNWSQRFKVIKGVASGLFYLHEEWEQVVIHRDVKASNVLLDGEMNARLGDFGLARLYDHGTDPQTTHVVGTFGYLAPEHTRTGKATTKTDVFSFGAFLLEVASGRRPIERSTTPEDIISVDWVFSCWIRGEIVEAKDPNLGTDFIAEEVELVLKLGLLCSHAEPEARPSMRQVMQILERDIPLPELSSLGLSASGLVFARHEGFDDFAMSCPSSMDKAFSHTSTIAESLLSGGR, translated from the coding sequence ATGTCATTCAAGCTTGTGATTCTGATATCTTTTTTAGTAAGCTTAGCTGATTCCCAAGATCTCAGCTTCACCTACAATGGCTTCCGGTCTGCTAATCTAAGCCTTGATGGTATAGCTGCTATCACCTCCAATGGCCTTTTGAGACTTACAAATCACACCAAGCAACAAAAGGGACACGCCTTTTATCCAAACCCAATAACATTCGAGAGACCATTAAATGGCTCTGCTGTCACCTTCTCTACTACCTTTGTCTTTGCTATTGTGTCCGAAATTCCAGATCTTAGTGGTCATGGGATAGCCTTTGTGATTTCACCAAAAAGAGGCCTACCAGAATCTCTTCCGAGCCAGTATCTTGGTCTTTTTAATGAGAACAACAACGGTAACGACACCAACCATGTTGTTGCCGTGGAGCTTGACACGATCTACAGCAGCGAATTCGGCGATATCAACGATAACCATGTCGCGATTGATATTAATGGATTAAGGTCTGTTCAGTCTGCTGCAGCAGGATACCATGCTAATCCTGGAAACAGGACGACAAATTTGAGCCTTATTAGTGGCAAACCGATGCAGCTTTGGGTGGAATATGATGGTGCAAAGAAGCAGCTTAACGTCACTTTAGCTCCAATCAAGATTGGTAAACCCAGTGTTCCACTTTTGTCTTTAACCCGTGATTTGTCACCAATCTTGCAAAATACTATGTATGTTGGCTTCTCATCATCAACTGGCTCTGTCCTAACATCTCATTATGTATTGGGCTGGAGCTATAAGATGAATGGCCAGGCTCAACCACTCGATCTTTCTGCACTTCCTAAGCTTCCACGAATTGGACCTAAGAAGAGGTCCAAATTTGTAACCATAGGGGTGCCTGCGATTTCTATAAGTTCAATTTTAATAGCAATCTCAGGTTCAGTTTACttcataagaagaaaaaggaagttcGCTGAAGAGCTTGAAGATTGGGAACTTGACTATTGGCCTCATAGATTCAAAtataaagatttatatatagCCACAAAAGGTTTCAAGGACAAGGAGCTATTGGGTAGTGGTGGATTTGGCAGGGTTTATAAAGGCGTATTACCAATTCCTAAGTTAGAGATTGCAGTGAAAAGGGTGTCGCATGAAACAAGGCAGGGGATGAAGGTTTTTATAGCTGAAATTGTTAGTATTGGTCGTCTTCGTCATCGGAACTTGGTCACTCTCTTGGGCTATTGCCGGCGAAAAGGAGAACTACTTCTGGTTTACGACTACATGCCTAACGGAAGCTTAGACAAGTACTTGTATGATCAACCTGAGGTCACTCTAAATTGGAGCCAAAGATTTAAAGTGATCAAAGGTGTAGCTTCCGGGCTGTTTTATCTACATGAAGAATGGGAGCAAGTTGTGATTCATAGAGATGTGAAGGCTAGCAATGTCTTGCTAGACGGCGAGATGAATGCAAGATTGGGAGATTTTGGTCTTGCGAGATTGTATGACCATGGAACAGATCCTCAAACAACTCATGTTGTTGGTACTTTTGGGTATCTTGCACCTGAGCATACTCGAACCGGAAAGGCCACAACAAAAACTGATGTGTTTAGCTTCGGTGCATTTTTACTTGAGGTTGCTAGTGGGAGAAGGCCAATTGAGAGAAGCACAACACCAGAGGATATAATATCGGTTGATTGGGTGTTCTCTTGTTGGATTCGAGGTGAAATTGTTGAGGCCAAAGATCCAAATTTGGGTACAGATTTTATAGCAGAAGAAGTGGAGTTAGTGTTAAAACTTGGATTGTTGTGCTCTCATGCGGAACCTGAAGCTAGGCCAAGCATGCGACAAGTCATGCAAATCTTAGAGAGAGATATTCCTCTACCAGAATTATCATCACTTGGCCTGTCAGCCAGCGGCCTTGTATTTGCACGCCATGAaggttttgatgattttgccATGTCCTGTCCCTCTTCTATGGACAAGGCATTCTCTCATACATCTACTATTGCAGAGTCCCTTCTTTCGGGAGGCCGCtga